Below is a window of Cryobacterium sp. PAMC25264 DNA.
TACCCACGCCGCCACACTGAGCAGGATGAAGAGCGCACGACTCCACAGCGGAGCCGGCCGCAGCTCCACCACGTTGGAGCCGCCCTGGATGAACCCGCGCTCCCGGGTGCTCCACCGCCCGCGGCGGTGGAATTCGGCCAGGAACAAGGGGGCGGCGGCGAGCATGAGGATCATGATCGGTGCCGCCACGAGGTTGGTGCCCCAACTGGCGCCGCCGACGAAGTCGCTCAGGTTACGGCCCTGCGCGGTGACGCCGATGAGCACGGCCAGCACCACCAGGGCGATGACCACGAGGATGCCGCCGACCAGGTAAAGGGTACCGGCCCGGAATCGGGTCGGCTGGCTCTCACCCTGACCCGGGGACGCTGTACTCGAGCGGCTGGCAACGAGCTGCCGGCGGCGCTCGGCGGCGCTCTTCTGCGGCCCGCTCACGAGGCGGCCACTGCAATGCCGCTGAACCGCACCGAGTCAACGATCGCGTCGAAGAGTTGGGTGTACAGCTCAGTGTCGCTGGCCATCGGGGCGTCGACCACGATGTGCAACAGCTTGTCGTCGTCTGGCGTGACCAGCCAGTACTGGATCTTCACATCGTTGGTGGTCTCCTCGCCGGCGCGGATGGTGGACGCGAACGCTCGCCGCACGGCCAGGCCGCTGTCGAGGCTGAGAAGCTCGGCCCCGGGGAAGGCCAGCCGCAGGCGCTGCTCGGTGTCGTCGGCCGGCACGGGCGAGCCGGGAGCCGTGGGCGGCCAGTCGGAGTAGTCGAGCACCATGGCGGCCGGGAACGGCACGCCGGGAAGGATCTCGAGCGAGAGCGCCACGCGGAAGGCACCGGCCGCGGCAGCGGCAGCGGCCATACCGCGCAGCTGTTCCTTGGCATCTCGGCGGAGGCGCGCGAGCCGGTCGTCCCGGCCGATGCGGCGCTTGACCACGGAAGCGATCTGGCGCTCAAGGGTCGGCGGGTCATCGAGCGGCAGAGTGAGCCACGAACCGGGCAGAACAATGGACAGGTTCGCCTCGGCGAACTTCATCTGACGGGTCATTCGGTGGGCCCCAGGTCGAGTTCGAGTGAGCCGACGATGAGCTGCGTTTCGGCGCGCATATCGCCGAACGTGGCCAAGTCGGCAGAGGTGAAGGTGAACTGCACCATCTCGGTGGAGTTCGGCGGGAAGACGCCGAACATGGTGCGGGCTTCCACCCAGCCGATCTCGTCGCCCGCCGCGAAATACTCGGTGACCTGATGGGCACCGACGAACCGACCGGCGGGCAGCTCACCCTGCCAGGTCTCGAAGTTGAGGGTGAACGCATCCGCCGCGGTCTCCGCGGCCAGCTCACGCGCGGTCTGTTCGTACCAGTCCGGGCCCTGCTCGGGCTCCATCTCCACCACCTGGAAGGTGAGGAGGAGGCCCAGGCTCATGAACTCCTCGGGGCGAATGTGCACGGCCGCCGTGAGATAGGGGTTCAGCTGGGCGAGCAAGCGGATGCGCAACTCCTCCAACTGCCCGAGCATCGAATCTTCGTGGTCGAGGCTGCCGGTCTGGGCCGTGACCTCGGCCACCACCTCGCGGGCCCAGGTCGCCGAGTCGATGTCCTCCTCGAGCCGCACAGGGTGGAACCCGTCGGAGATCTGGATCCGAAGATCGAGGATTTCGTTCAGTGGAGCGTCACTCGTCATGCAGTCAGCCTATCCGGGGGTCAATTTGGGCAGGTCGCCGTGCGACAGGTCTTTGAGGATGCTCTCCGGCTTCAGCGACAAGCCCCGGTCTTCGTGGTCGAACGGGTTGTTGGTGAGGGTCCCGGCCTTGCTCGCCAGCGAGCGGTAATTCATCACACCGAGAAACACTTTGGCACCGGTGGGAATTCCGGCCGCGGCAGCGCCCGTGAACACCGGGTTGTCGAAGCCCTGGATACCTAGCGGGTTGCGCCGGAAGTTGTGCCATGCTGCGCCGAGGTTCTTCTCGGAGACCTTGAGCGGGTTGGTGCCGAAGACCTCTTTCATGACGTTGGGCAGCTTCTTGGGCGAGCCCAGCATGGCCTGCACGTCCTTGAGCTGGGCGGCCTTCTGGCCGCGCGGAATGCCGGTGAGGGTGGTGAACTGCTTGCGCGGCAGCTTGAGAGCTGCGGTGATGCCCTTGGCCTTGACCAGTTTGGTGGCGTACTTGGCGATGTTGCCGCCGAACACGGAGAGCACTACGCCCACAGCGGCGAACGCGACGTCGCCCCAGCTGCCGCCGTTGACGGCCTTGATGGTGGCCTCGATCAGGGTGATCACGGCGCCGACAACTGCGAGCACCAGCAGGATCTGCCCGAGGAACGGCACCCAGGAGAAGAAGATGGCCAGGACCCCGGCCCACTCGCACACAGTCTTGAGGATGTCGAGGGCGGCCTTGCCCAGTCATCCCACCAGGTGTCGTTGAGAGCCTCGCCAGCCTTTCCGTCGATCACGTTCAGGATGGAGCCGATCGCAGTCTGCGCTGCCTGGTTCTTGACATCCAGCGCGGAGTGCCACTCCTGGTGCGCGGCAGCGAGATCCTGGCCGGCGGTCTGCGCGGCAGTCTCGGCCTTGGTGGCGGCGGCGGTCTCGGTGCTGGCGGTCTCCGGTGTCGCGTTCTCGGCCTTGGTCGCGGCGCGGGTGGCCGCTTGCGAGGCGGTGGCGGCCGCGCTCTCCTTGTCGTTGATGTGCGAGATAGCCGTGTTCGCGGCATCCTGCGCGCTGCGCAGCTGGGCCGAGTAGGTAATCAGTGCCTGAGCGGTGCCGGAGTACCGGCTCTGCGCTTTTCCGATGTCGTCAGCAACCGTGCCGGCCTCTTCACGCACCTTGTCGATGGCTTTGGACGTCATACCCTCGGTGGACTTGATCGCGTTGAGCGTGGTGACGGAACGCGTGATGGCGTCGGCCAGTTCGGCATAGCGGTCTGCTTTGGACCGCACCAGGTCGGGGTCGCCCTCAAGGGCGCGGAATTCGCTGTCGGTCATGGGGTCACCTTCGTTGCGGTCATGGGCGGCATCGACGCTGCGGCGTCATTGAGAGCCTTCGCCAGGCTGTCGTCGACCTCGGTGAAACCGTCGGTGATGGCGCCGATCTTCTGCTGGAGCGCCTTGACGGACTCGAGCATCGTCTTGCGCTTGTCATTCCACTTCGAGGCAAAGTCGGAAACGTGCCCGCCGAGTTCATCGTGCCCGGTGGCGGTCGCCACGTCGTTGCTGAACTCGTCGGCGTTGGTGAACTCGTTGACGACCGCGTCGAGGTCGTCGCGCAGCTGGTGTAGCAGCTGTAAGTCGAAGTTGAGATCACTCACTATCGGTTCCCCCTTGGTCTGCGGCCGGGCCGGGCCCCTCGCGACGGATGCGCGCTGGTCGGCTGCCTGTCCTGAACACTACCGAAGCCCCCGCACGGGTTCGATGGGCAGCGGTCCCCATCCGTCCGGTCGTGGTGGTTGAGCTTGTCGAAACCTGCCCGACGACGAGAGAACGGCTCACCAGGTCTCGACAAGCTCGACCGACGACGGGGCCGCGACCCAGAGGGCGTCACTGGAGGAGCGGCAGCTGCACCCGCACGAAGTTGCCCTTGGCGATGAGCACCCCTCTGCCGGGTGGGAACTCGGAGCGGTTGAGGCGGGGCAGCGCGGTCTTCAGCAGGATGTCGCCCTCCACCGATTCGGGCTGCAGCAACAGGCCCCGGCGGGAGTTCTTGATCTCGCCGAACAACGGCCAGGATGAGCTCCACGCGCTGGTCTCGGCCTCGCCGAGCAGGAAGTGGTCGCTGCGCTTGACCGCCCGGGTGAGCTCGAGGATCGGGCCGTCGGCGCTGGACTGCAGGAAGTCGCCCAGGCTCTCGACGAACACGGCGATGCGTCCCTCGGTGTCGGGGTCGGCCACCGCGGCGGCGAGGTCCTTGGCCAGCGCCGCGACGGCGTCGACGGTGGTGGCAGCCTCGGTCCACAGACCCAGCCGGGAGATCGGAGAGCGGGCGTTGCCGAAGTAATACAGTCGCGCATCCGGTTCGAACCGCTTGAACGAACGGGCGATCGACTCGATGGCGGTGCTGCGGCCGCTGGCGGGCGGGCCGGCCAGCAGCAGGGTACCGCTGGGTTCGAAACCGGCCGGGCCGAGGTCGACGTCGCCGAGGCCGAGCACGACCCGCTCCCCCACGCGCGCCGGCAGCTGGTCCTGCGGGTATTCCTTGGGCAGCGAGCCGATGATGGGCGCCTCAGCCACGCCCGCACGGCGCATGGCCTCGGCCAGCCGCCGGGTGGCGTCGGACTGGGCCGACTGGGCGGAGAGCCCGCCGAGAATCGCGATCTGGGTTTCGAAGCCGTCCACGATGGCGCGGCCGGCCGGCGACTTGACGCTGAGGATGTCGCTGGGCACGTCGAGCATGCCGTACCCGTCGTCGGCGAGCCGCAGCACGACCTTCCGCTGGATCGCAGAGGAGATCGACGCGGGCACGGCGCCGGCACGGTCGGCGGTGAGGGCCACGTGCAGGCCCAGCTGTCGACCGTCGGAGAGGATGTCCTTGAACACGTCGAACCACTGGGCGCGGCCGGCGGTGATCTCGAAGTCGTTGCGGAAGTTGGGGAACCCGTCGATGAGCAGCAGGATGCGCGGCTCGGTCGGCTGCCCGGCCAGCTGCCGGTACTCGCTGATGTTCGACGCGTTCGCCTCGGCGTAGAGCGCCTTGCGGCGGTCGAGTTCTCCTTGCAGGGTGCGGAACAACCGCACGATGCGTTCGGTGTCGTCGCCCATGATGATCGAGCCCACGTGCGGCAGCTGCTCGAGCATGCGCAGGCTGCCGGCGCCGAAGTCGAGCCCGTAGACGTGCACGGGTCCGCCGCGCGGGGTGATCGCCGCGGCGCAGGCGAGGGTGCGCAGCACCGACGACTTGCCCGAGCCACCGGTGCCGAAGACGGAGAGATGGCCGTCGATGTCGGGGCGGAAGTACGCGGAAACCTGCTGCTGCTGCTCGGCGACGTCGGAGACGCCGAGGAGGAGTTCGGCATCCGTGCGCTGCCGCAGCAGGCTGAGGTCGTAGGCGGCGGCGAGCTCGTCGAGCCACGGGCGGCGGGGCGCAGGGATGCCGGCGCCGGCGTTGGCGGCGACGATCGTGGTGACCAGACGCTGCTGGTCGGTGGGGCCGAGGTCGCGGTCTTCGTCGACGTTCTCGGTGGAGCGGGGCTCCTCCCAACGGCTTTCGGCGCCGAAGCGCAGCTCGTGCACGTCGATGCCGGCGCGCTCGGGTTCGCGGCTGGTCCACCCGCCGGCATAGGCGGACTGGAACTGCGCGAGCCGGCCGGGGCCGGTCTTGGCGACGCCGCGGCCCGGGATGGCCGGGTCGAAGTGCGCGGAGTCCTTGGTGCCGATCACGTCGGTGCTGTCGGACTCGTCGGCCATCCGCAGCGCAATGCGCAGCGGAGTGTTGGCACGCAGGTTGTCCTTGATCACGCCGGCGGGGCGCTGGGTGGCCATGATCAGGTGGATGCCCAGCGACCGGCCGCGCTGCGCGATATCGACGACGCCGTCGACGAACTCGGGTACCTCCGTGGCCAGCGCCGCGAACTCGTCGATGACAAGCACCAGGGCGGGCGGGCTGTCGGGGTCGCCGCGCTTCTCCAGCTCGAGCAGGTCCTTGGCCTTCTTGCGGTTGAGCAGGTGTTCGCGGTGGTGCAGTTCGGCGCGGAGGCTGGTGAGCGCTCGGCGCACCAGGTGCGGGCTGAGGTCGGTGACCAGGCCCACGCAGTGCGGCAGGGTGACGCAGTCGGCGAACGCCGAACCGCCCTTGTAGTCCACGAAGAGGAAGGTGACCCGGTCGGGGCTGTATTCGGCGGCCATGCCGAGCACCCAGGCTTGCAGGAACTCGCTCTTGCCGGCACCGGTGGTGCCACCGACGAGGGCGTGCGGGCCCTGGGTGCGGAGGTCCAGGTGCATGGCGTCGACACCGGCGGAGCCGATGATGGCGCGCAGCTTGCCGGCCCGGCGGGGCTTGGGCGTGCCGCCGGAACGGTCGTGGATGGACGTGTTCTGCTGCCACCGGTCGATGACCGCGGCGCTGGTCTCCACCATCTCGTGGCCGAGCAGGGTCACCAGGGACACCGTGCGGGGCAGGTCGCTGGCGTCGGCGACGAGGGCGCCGGCGTCGATGACCGGGGCCATCCGCTTGGCGAATTCGAGGGCGGTGACCGAGTCCAGCTGTTCGGTGACGACGTTGTCGATGGTCTCACCCAGGCGCACGAAGCCGACCGTGGCCAGTCCGGCGTCGTCGGCGAGGTGCAGGTAGGTGCGGCAGACGGCGGGCAGCGCGGCCACGGTCGGGCCGATCCAGATGGGGTAGACGCCGGCGTCGGCGGCGATCTCGGCGAGTTGCACGAGGCGGGCCCGATCGATGGCCACGTCATCGGAGATCAGCAGCACGATCGCGGGGATGGGCGACTTGGTGCCCTGGTCGGAGCCCTTGCCGACCTCGCCGCCGCGTTCGAGCGCGGCATCCGTTTGCCCATGGCGCCGCGACGCTGGGTCTTGGCCTGGGCGAGGCGGGCCTCGACGACGCCCTCGATGCCGGAGAGCACGGCGCTGGCGCTGGCGGCGCTGTCGGCGAGGTGGCTGCCCTCGAGCGGGCTGTGCGGGGAGGAGGTGTGCGGCATCCACTTGAGCCACTCCAGCTCGCGGGACCAGCGCGGGGTGAGCAGCGACGCCACGACGAGTTCGGCCGGGGAGTGCAGCGCGGTGAGCTGCACGAGGATCGAGTTGATCGAGCCCATCGCCTGCACCGGCGAACCGGCGATACCAAGCGCGCCGGAGTCGTAGAGGTTGTCGATCAGCGGCACGCCGTCGAGGGTCTGGTTGGCCTCGACGACCTCGGTGAGCTTCTCCTGGAACTCGGGCAGCATGTCGCCGCGGCTGGAGTCCTTGATGGTGTTGCGGGAGTTCATGGTGCCGATGCCCAGCCGGACGTTCAGGAACGACCAGTGCTCGGGCCGACGCGTCCAAAGAAGCGGGCCGCGGTTCATCGCGTGCTCGTGCGCTTCCTGCGTCGACGGGGATTCCTTGAGCCGCAGGTCGAACTCAGTAACCCGTTCGGTGGCCAGGCGTGCGGTGAGCACCTCGAGGCGGGATTCGAACGTGGCGATGGCCTTGGCCAGTCGGCGCTTGTCGCGGGATTTGGTGGTGGCGAAGTTGCCGATCAGCATCACCGGCGAGAGCAGGCAGAAGAGCAGGCTGATCGGGCTCTGGGTGAACGCGAACATGGCCCCACCGAGCAGCAGCGGGGTGATCATCGCCAGCAGCGGGAACGGCTGCGGCTCCTTCTCCACCGGCACCTCCGGCGCGGTGAATTCCTGGCCGATGTAGCGCTTCTCCACCTTGGGCGAGCGGTTGAAGAAGATCGGGCCGGGCTTGGGTGCGGCCTCGGGGCGGCGCCGGCGACCAGGCTGATTTCCACCTCGGAGTCGCCGAGCAGCAGCCGTTCGGTCTTGGCGATGCGCAGCCGGCCCACGATGCCGCCGTCGACGACCACACCGTTGGCGCTGCCGAGGTCGATGACCTCCACGGTCTCGCCGATCTCCAGACGCGCGTGCTTCTTGGAGACCAGGCTGTCGTGCAGCACGATGTCGCAGCCGGGGTCGCGGCCGAGCACCAGGCTGCCGGGCGCGAGCGGAAAGTCGGTGCCGGCATCCGGCCCGGTGAGCACCCGCAGTTGCGCGACCGGCGGCTGGGTAAGCGTGGACGGCGCCTGGTAGAGCACACCGGCGTCGGCCAGGCTCACGGATGCGCCGGAGCCGATCCACGCCTCCCCCACCGGGCCGTCCGGCGGCAGGGTGAGCGGTGCGCTCTGCCCGGGCAGCGTGGCGCGCAGGGTGAGGTACCGGTCGGCCGAGTGCACGGTCTGCGCATCCACCCGGCTGATGGTGCCGGCGATCTCGCTGATCGTGGCGGCGGCATCCGCGGTGACGATGATGTCGCTGGCGGCGCCGTTGGGGCGAACCAGGGTGAGCTTGAGGCGCATTCGGTCCCTATTTCAAGTTGCAGGCAGAGCTGTGCGGGGGTGCGGTGGTGCGTCGGGCGTCGGGCGTTACTCGCCGCGGCGTTCCCAGGGCCAAAGCGGGCGGCCGTGTTCGCCGTAGTGCGAGGCGAGCAGGATCGAATAGCTGAGCGCCACGATGAACGCCAGCGCGCCTACGCTGAGCGCGAAGGGGCTGGCGAGCATCGACCCGGCAAAGAGTACGACGGCGAACGGGTCGCCGTTGCCGGCGGCCACGAGGATGGCGCCGGTGGCGATGAACAGTCCGTACGCGGCGATGCCCGTGGCAACGGCAAACCCCACCACGACGCGTTGCTTGTCGGGTGGGGTGTTGACGCCGAGGAGGATGAGCATGAGCAGCACCAGCAGCACCGCGACGGCGGCCATGGTGGGGCCGACGAGTGGGCCGGCGGAGCGGTCGGCGATGACGTCGAGGTTGGTGGCCAGGCTGATCATGCCGAAGGCGGCCACGAGCAGCGCGGCGTAGAGCACCGTCGCGAAGACGGCGACGATGGTCGCGTACTTCTGATAATCGCGCATGTGCTCCCCCCGCACTGCTGCCGGCGGTTAGGCCGGACGAGCGAGCTGCGGTCCTTCGGCGAGCTGACGCTCGTACTCGGCCTTGGCGGCGGCGTTCTTCGCGGTGACGCTGCGACCGCGGCGGGCGATCCAAGCGCCGAACCAGATCGGCACCTCGCGGGCCACGATGGCTGCGGCGATGGCGCCGGGATTCAGCCACTGGGTGGTCACGAAGCGTCCGGCCTCGGCGGGGGTGAGGTTCCACGCCTGCACGGCCAGCAGGGCGCCGCCGATGTAGGAGAAGTACACGACCACGGCCACAAGGAAGCCGCCGAGCACGTAGGCCCACCAGCCGGCGCGGTTGAGCACCGCCACCAGCAGGGCGAAGGCGAGGAAGAAGAAGATCACCGGGATGTAGAAGACCGGCAGCACCAGGAAGTCGGTAAACCGGGTGGTGGCCTCGGCGACCGTGGGGGCGCTCGACGCGGAGATGACGAACGCGACAACCGCGTAAACCACGGCGAACACGGCGGTGGCGATCAAGCCGATGAGGATGCCCGCGGCGCGGTTGCCCGCGGTCTTGGGCGGCGTCGGAGCCGTGACGTACACCGGGGTGGGCGCGAACTGCTGGGTGGGCGTGTACTGCTCGGCGCTGGGCTGCTGCACGCTCGGCTGCTGCACGAGCGGCTGGCTGGCCGCGGCGGGCGTGGGCACGTACGCGGGCGTGTAGTCCTTCTGCTGGGCAACGGCTTCGTCGCGAGCGACCTCGGCCGGGGTGGCCTCGGGCTCAGCGGTGAGGCGTTCGACCTTTTCGGTCGGCGCGTCGGAGTCGGCGGCGGTATACGGGGCCGGCTCGTAGTCGATCGGCTCGCCGGGGACGTACGGGGCGGGCTCGGCGTCGGGCGCTGGCGTCTCGGCGGCGGGCTCCACGTGGGGGTCGATCACGGTCTCGTCGACGACCTTGCTGGGGTCGGCCACGGTGGTGGGCTCTGGGGACTGGTTGTCGTGGATGGGCGTGGTGGGCGCATCCGGGTTGTGGTTCTTGTTTCCCTCAGGGGGCGTCGTGTCGGTCATGCTGCACTCCTCGTGAGCCTCGTGGCCGTAGCTCTGTGCTGCAACTGTAGCAATCAGGGGTGCGAAGTCGACGGAAGCTTGGCGCGCGCGGCGGGGAAGCGTTGTGTCACTCGCCGGTCATTCAACCGGGGCTACTTCCTGCCCGCTGGGCACGAGCACGTAGACGAGGCCAGAGATGGTCGCGGTCACGTCATCGGGAGCGGCGGCGGCCTCGTCTCCCGCACCGTGGGCGCTTGTCAAGCCCGACACGAGGAACAGGCGCGCACCGGTTTGCAGACCGTTCACGAATTGGAGTGTGTTGACGTAGCTGCCCTTGACCGTCACGGTTATGTCCATAGAGGCAAAGTTCTCGGTTGTGATCTTCGAGTTAGTCACCGGCGGCGTACCCAGGGACGGTGTGCCGGGTTCCGGCACCGCGGTCGGAGCCGGGCTTGCCGAAGAGTCCGTTTCCGTGGCGGGCGCTGCAACCGCTTCGGGTGCCACTACAGGTACGTAGGGCGCCGGGTCGGCCACGGTAATTCCTTTCAGCGTGACCTGGGTGCTTCCGGCGAGCGCATCGAGCTGCTTGAAGAAAGCGGCCATGCCCGTCTCCGACGGCACCGATGCGTTGAGCGGAGCCAATTCACTCTTCAGGGATTCAAGGCCGGTGAAGTCCTGCTTCAACTGGTCAAGCACGGCCGCCTGGCCAGCGTTCGCGGTTGCCACCGTGTCGCGCTGGGCGTTCGCGGCCGCCGCAGCGGCGAGCTGCGGTTGAATCCCAAGTATTGTGCCCCCGACCAGCACCACGATCATAATCAGGATGGAGCCGATCATCCAGAATCGGTTCTTGTCCATGGCTACTTCTCCTCGCCGGTGAAACGCTGCGCAAGGGCGGCATCGTTGACGTGCATGATCAGGGTCACAGTGAAGACACCGTCTTCGCCCCGGGCCACAGAGCCGGGAAGCACGTCTGCCACCCCTCTCAAATCGGCGAGGGAATCCAACCAGGTAGGCACATCCGGCAGGATCGCGCTCTTCACAGTGAACGTCACCGTGGCCACGCGGGCACCTTGTAAGGGCGCGGTGGGCTGCACATAGAGAGCCAGGGGCGAGGCCGAGTCCACGGTCACTGTCTCCACGCTCACACTGGGGGGAAGGATGGCTTGGACGCTATCCAGGTACGACTTCCAGTCAATTTCGGTTGACGCCCCTACCTGCTGCGCAGCCCTCACAAGCTCCACCTGGCTTTGCACGGTTCGCACCTCGAGGTACTTGGATTGTTCCTCGAGTAGCTTGGGCGTCAGCGCCTGCTCGCTGGCCAATTGTGATTGGGCTTGCATCGCCCACGCAATAGACCCACCGATACCCAGCGCCATGAACGCCACCACACTAATGACACCCCAGCCCATTCGACGACGAACGACTCTGGCGTGACGCTCACGGTGTACTTCGGGAGGAAGCAGGTCAACTCTGGGAACACCGCCGACGATCAGGGCGACGTCCTTGCCCGCGCGGCTCACGCCGCCCGCCCGAGCGCCAGTCCGAGTGCCACAGCGAAACCGGAGCCGTCGCGGCGAAGCTCCTGTAGCGTGAGCCCCTTGCCCAGCGCCACCATCCCAAACGGATCTGCGACCTCAACTGGAAGCCGAGTCATCTCAGCCAGGGCCTCTGGAAGCCCACGCAGCTGAGAGCCCCCTCCGCTGAGCACGATTTGACTCACCGCGTCGATCGGCCGTGTGTTCACGAAATAACTGATGGTGTTGCGCAGGCTCGTCAACTGCTCGCTGGCGACCTTGTAGATCACCTCGATGGCTTTCTTGTCGGCCGCTGCCACGGTACCGGTCGCCAGGCCGAGACGCCGTTTGGTCTCTTCGGGCTGCTCGCCGCCCGGCTCTGCGTCGGAGCGCAATGCCTGGGTGATGTCATTCCCACCCGTTGCAATGATGCGCACGAATTGCGGTACTCCGTCAATGGCAATGACGACGCTCGTGGTGCTCCCTCCGATATCGATCAAAGCAACCGTGCCGCTCACCCCGGGGCGGGACAACAACACGCGACTCAGGGCGAAGGGGATCAAGTCGACATCCACGGTGGTCAGGCCGGCCAGTTGCGCGGATTTCACGTTT
It encodes the following:
- a CDS encoding FtsK/SpoIIIE domain-containing protein; translated protein: MLLISDDVAIDRARLVQLAEIAADAGVYPIWIGPTVAALPAVCRTYLHLADDAGLATVGFVRLGETIDNVVTEQLDSVTALEFAKRMAPVIDAGALVADASDLPRTVSLVTLLGHEMVETSAAVIDRWQQNTSIHDRSGGTPKPRRAGKLRAIIGSAGVDAMHLDLRTQGPHALVGGTTGAGKSEFLQAWVLGMAAEYSPDRVTFLFVDYKGGSAFADCVTLPHCVGLVTDLSPHLVRRALTSLRAELHHREHLLNRKKAKDLLELEKRGDPDSPPALVLVIDEFAALATEVPEFVDGVVDIAQRGRSLGIHLIMATQRPAGVIKDNLRANTPLRIALRMADESDSTDVIGTKDSAHFDPAIPGRGVAKTGPGRLAQFQSAYAGGWTSREPERAGIDVHELRFGAESRWEEPRSTENVDEDRDLGPTDQQRLVTTIVAANAGAGIPAPRRPWLDELAAAYDLSLLRQRTDAELLLGVSDVAEQQQQVSAYFRPDIDGHLSVFGTGGSGKSSVLRTLACAAAITPRGGPVHVYGLDFGAGSLRMLEQLPHVGSIIMGDDTERIVRLFRTLQGELDRRKALYAEANASNISEYRQLAGQPTEPRILLLIDGFPNFRNDFEITAGRAQWFDVFKDILSDGRQLGLHVALTADRAGAVPASISSAIQRKVVLRLADDGYGMLDVPSDILSVKSPAGRAIVDGFETQIAILGGLSAQSAQSDATRRLAEAMRRAGVAEAPIIGSLPKEYPQDQLPARVGERVVLGLGDVDLGPAGFEPSGTLLLAGPPASGRSTAIESIARSFKRFEPDARLYYFGNARSPISRLGLWTEAATTVDAVAALAKDLAAAVADPDTEGRIAVFVESLGDFLQSSADGPILELTRAVKRSDHFLLGEAETSAWSSSWPLFGEIKNSRRGLLLQPESVEGDILLKTALPRLNRSEFPPGRGVLIAKGNFVRVQLPLLQ
- a CDS encoding FHA domain-containing protein — encoded protein: MRLKLTLVRPNGAASDIIVTADAAATISEIAGTISRVDAQTVHSADRYLTLRATLPGQSAPLTLPPDGPVGEAWIGSGASVSLADAGVLYQAPSTLTQPPVAQLRVLTGPDAGTDFPLAPGSLVLGRDPGCDIVLHDSLVSKKHARLEIGETVEVIDLGSANGVVVDGGIVGRLRIAKTERLLLGDSEVEISLVAGAAPRPHPSPARSSSTARPRWRSATSARNSPRRRCRWRRSRSRSRCWR
- a CDS encoding DUF6121 family protein, which codes for MRDYQKYATIVAVFATVLYAALLVAAFGMISLATNLDVIADRSAGPLVGPTMAAVAVLLVLLMLILLGVNTPPDKQRVVVGFAVATGIAAYGLFIATGAILVAAGNGDPFAVVLFAGSMLASPFALSVGALAFIVALSYSILLASHYGEHGRPLWPWERRGE
- the pilM gene encoding type IV pilus assembly protein PilM, which codes for MAKSVVGMDIGGLTLRAVEISDPSSARPTLLRYHQVQLPAGAVVSGEVIETNTVAGALRQLWSEGGFKTKCVVLGVGNQRVLARDLSVPKMSLARIRESLPFEVQEMLPIPIADALLDFYPIAEVEGESGPMIRGLLIAAVKAAVLANVKSAQLAGLTTVDVDLIPFALSRVLLSRPGVSGTVALIDIGGSTTSVVIAIDGVPQFVRIIATGGNDITQALRSDAEPGGEQPEETKRRLGLATGTVAAADKKAIEVIYKVASEQLTSLRNTISYFVNTRPIDAVSQIVLSGGGSQLRGLPEALAEMTRLPVEVADPFGMVALGKGLTLQELRRDGSGFAVALGLALGRAA